In Endozoicomonas sp. GU-1, one DNA window encodes the following:
- a CDS encoding glycosyltransferase family protein, giving the protein MNTLAINALRPEFDSYHHNEIQSKAAKLWNRICRAYSPRYQHIKTVLTDNLVEYFNQHLTADQLPINRLVFPVSDETLKTFLSHYDAIEQCWSCCSGYLSRHNLPESDYEESIRQLYDGEEQSAEVKILFGIQGMGNGHLTRSRLLAKALADRGAKVQYLVSGRQKNTLNDMEVFGDYLHRNGFTVISENGRLNFFQTFMHLMHDSFGFIRDIWTLNVKDYDLIISDFEPVTAWAGYLANKAVVGFGHQYSFDFDVPVLQRFSISRLAVKLFAPATETIGLHWVNFNNQPILPPIIDTTMQPCPDKNHLVVYLPFENQDTVAHLLNKFSGYRFKIYGPRAPEVVGNAEFFQMGVKGFKASLQSSRGVICNCGFTLIAECMHIGLPILTKPLKGQIEQLSNAYTLENRHLAEVFYCLTYENLKPFIETARRKEANPYPNVADALADWVVSGRRETVAELSEKLWQSQRAKCTL; this is encoded by the coding sequence ATGAATACATTAGCAATTAATGCACTACGCCCAGAGTTTGATAGTTATCATCATAACGAAATTCAAAGTAAAGCCGCTAAACTATGGAATCGGATATGTCGGGCTTATTCGCCCAGGTATCAACACATTAAAACGGTTCTTACGGACAATTTGGTTGAATACTTTAACCAACATTTAACAGCTGATCAGCTGCCGATCAATCGTCTTGTTTTTCCTGTGTCAGATGAAACACTTAAAACCTTTTTGTCACACTATGATGCTATTGAACAATGTTGGTCCTGTTGCTCCGGTTATCTATCCCGGCACAATTTACCTGAATCTGATTATGAAGAGTCTATAAGACAGCTGTACGATGGTGAAGAACAATCGGCAGAGGTAAAAATTTTATTCGGTATCCAGGGAATGGGTAATGGTCATTTGACGCGCTCTCGACTTCTTGCCAAAGCATTGGCCGATCGTGGGGCCAAAGTTCAATATCTTGTTTCAGGTCGTCAGAAGAATACACTTAATGATATGGAGGTGTTTGGTGATTATTTGCACCGCAATGGATTTACTGTTATATCGGAAAATGGCCGTTTGAATTTCTTTCAGACATTCATGCATTTAATGCATGACAGCTTTGGATTTATACGTGATATCTGGACGTTAAATGTGAAGGACTATGACCTTATTATCTCTGACTTTGAACCGGTCACGGCCTGGGCTGGGTATTTAGCTAACAAGGCAGTTGTTGGCTTTGGTCATCAGTATTCGTTTGACTTCGATGTGCCTGTATTGCAGAGATTTTCAATTTCAAGGTTGGCGGTAAAACTCTTTGCTCCGGCCACAGAAACTATCGGGCTACATTGGGTTAATTTTAACAATCAGCCCATCTTGCCTCCGATCATCGACACAACAATGCAACCATGCCCGGATAAAAATCATCTTGTTGTCTATTTGCCCTTTGAAAATCAGGATACGGTTGCTCATTTATTGAATAAATTTTCGGGATACCGGTTTAAAATTTATGGCCCCAGGGCACCGGAGGTTGTTGGCAATGCGGAGTTTTTTCAAATGGGCGTAAAAGGCTTTAAAGCAAGTCTACAGTCATCCAGAGGGGTGATTTGTAATTGTGGATTTACGCTTATCGCCGAATGCATGCACATTGGATTACCCATTCTGACTAAACCACTCAAGGGGCAAATAGAACAATTATCCAACGCCTATACACTTGAAAATCGACACCTGGCTGAAGTGTTCTATTGTCTGACTTATGAAAATCTGAAGCCCTTTATAGAGACCGCCCGGCGTAAAGAGGCTAATCCATATCCCAATGTAGCGGATGCATTGGCCGACTGGGTTGTCTCTGGTCGTAGAGAGACGGTTGCTGAATTGTCTGAAAAGCTCTGGCAGAGTCAACGAGCCAAGTGCACATTATGA
- a CDS encoding TIGR02452 family protein — MPPVTSQPAVKVPQSCRSKQQKLRAAGAFASSAKGLSGRSGKPISTRTVASSPKRCAMNPEQAKFREIATNTVDILNDQAFRLHGKTIDLKTIIDRCIDNTLFYAPNDAITLQPRADFFFPDTNIQVIRETSLAACHRLVREEGKDHVACLNFASAVEPGGMFREGTNTQEDSLARASALFASLDSDTGKQMYAYNNQYQYTNRGLYSDTILYSPDVPVFKDDNGNPEEPYLVSFITAAAVDLPYCKGIQQKTLQQTMYTRARKILAVAANNGVKHLILGAWGCGIFGHDAADIARLFASLLAEDDFKERFVSVSFPITDPQMLRVFEGHLS, encoded by the coding sequence ATGCCACCGGTAACCAGTCAGCCTGCTGTAAAAGTGCCTCAATCTTGCCGGAGTAAACAGCAGAAACTCCGCGCTGCCGGGGCATTTGCCTCCTCAGCCAAGGGGCTTTCAGGCCGTTCAGGAAAACCCATTAGCACCAGGACAGTGGCATCATCACCCAAACGATGCGCCATGAATCCAGAGCAGGCAAAGTTCAGAGAAATAGCAACGAATACAGTAGATATATTGAACGATCAAGCGTTCAGGTTACATGGCAAAACAATAGATCTTAAAACAATCATTGACCGGTGTATTGACAATACCCTGTTCTATGCTCCCAACGACGCCATTACCCTTCAGCCCCGTGCAGATTTCTTCTTTCCCGATACTAATATCCAGGTTATCAGGGAAACCTCTCTGGCAGCGTGTCACCGGCTTGTCAGGGAGGAAGGCAAAGACCACGTGGCTTGCCTGAATTTTGCCTCTGCTGTTGAACCCGGGGGGATGTTCCGGGAAGGAACCAACACCCAGGAAGATAGCCTGGCAAGAGCCTCTGCGCTGTTTGCTTCTCTGGACAGTGACACAGGAAAGCAGATGTATGCTTATAACAACCAATATCAATACACCAATCGAGGGCTTTATTCTGATACGATCCTGTATTCACCGGATGTACCAGTCTTTAAAGATGATAACGGCAATCCGGAAGAACCTTACCTGGTCTCGTTTATCACCGCTGCGGCAGTGGACCTGCCTTATTGCAAAGGAATCCAGCAAAAGACTCTCCAGCAGACAATGTATACCCGTGCAAGAAAGATCCTGGCCGTCGCTGCCAATAATGGTGTGAAACATTTGATTCTTGGAGCCTGGGGCTGTGGGATCTTTGGCCATGATGCAGCTGATATTGCGCGGTTGTTCGCGTCTCTTTTGGCTGAGGATGACTTTAAAGAGCGGTTTGTCTCTGTGTCGTTTCCTATCACTGATCCGCAAATGCTGCGGGTGTTTGAAGGCCATCTGTCGTGA
- a CDS encoding argininosuccinate synthase has translation MKKINKVVLAYSGGLDTSVIAKWLEDTYQCEVVTFTADLGQGEEVEPARAKAEALGIKQIYIDDLREEFVRDFVFPMFRANTIYEGEYLLGTSIARPLISKRLIEIANETGADAIAHGATGKGNDQVRFELGAYALKPGVQVIAPWREWDLNSREKLLAYCDEHGIAVERKKGKSPYSMDANLLHISYEGGILEDPWAEPEEEMWRWSVAPESAPDVPTYLNLSYRKGDIVAIDGEAMTPARVLACLNRIGGENGIGRLDIVENRYVGMKSRGCYETPGGTIMLKAHRAIESITLDREVAHLKDELMPRYAKLIYNGYWWSPEREMLQKMIDESQEPVNGEVRLKLYKGNVTVVGRRSDDSLFDETIATFEDDAGAYNQGDAEGFIKLNALRLRIAANKGRKLD, from the coding sequence ATGAAAAAAATTAATAAAGTGGTTCTGGCCTATTCCGGCGGCCTGGACACCTCAGTGATCGCAAAATGGCTGGAAGACACCTATCAGTGTGAAGTGGTTACCTTTACCGCGGACCTGGGGCAGGGTGAAGAGGTAGAGCCAGCGCGGGCCAAGGCAGAAGCCCTTGGCATTAAACAGATCTATATCGATGATCTGCGCGAAGAGTTTGTCCGTGACTTTGTCTTTCCCATGTTCCGTGCCAATACCATTTACGAGGGTGAATACCTGCTGGGAACCTCCATTGCCAGGCCACTGATTTCCAAGCGCCTGATTGAGATTGCCAATGAAACCGGTGCCGATGCCATTGCCCATGGTGCTACCGGTAAAGGGAATGACCAGGTGCGATTCGAGCTGGGTGCTTATGCACTGAAACCGGGAGTTCAGGTGATTGCACCCTGGCGTGAGTGGGACCTGAACTCACGGGAAAAACTGCTGGCTTACTGCGATGAGCACGGTATTGCGGTGGAGCGCAAGAAAGGCAAATCGCCTTACTCCATGGATGCCAACCTGCTGCATATCTCCTATGAGGGCGGCATTCTGGAAGACCCATGGGCGGAGCCGGAAGAAGAGATGTGGCGCTGGTCGGTAGCGCCTGAATCCGCCCCGGATGTGCCGACCTATCTGAATCTGAGCTATCGCAAAGGGGATATTGTTGCCATCGATGGGGAAGCAATGACGCCAGCCCGGGTGCTTGCCTGCCTGAACCGGATTGGTGGTGAAAATGGCATTGGCCGTCTGGACATTGTTGAGAACCGCTATGTGGGCATGAAGTCCCGGGGCTGTTATGAAACACCCGGAGGCACCATCATGCTCAAAGCGCACCGGGCCATTGAATCCATTACCCTGGACCGGGAAGTGGCCCACCTGAAAGATGAGCTGATGCCGCGCTATGCCAAACTGATCTACAACGGCTACTGGTGGTCACCGGAGCGGGAAATGCTCCAGAAGATGATTGATGAAAGCCAGGAGCCCGTGAACGGTGAAGTTCGCCTGAAGTTGTATAAGGGCAATGTCACGGTGGTTGGCAGACGTTCTGATGACTCGCTGTTTGATGAAACTATTGCAACCTTTGAGGACGATGCCGGAGCCTACAACCAGGGGGATGCTGAAGGGTTTATTAAGCTGAATGCATTGCGGTTAAGGATTGCGGCGAATAAAGGACGAAAATTAGACTGA
- the pyrC gene encoding dihydroorotase, translated as MSQLLTITRPDDWHLHLRDGNVLTETVAATARTFGRAIIMPNLVPPVTDADLASQYKTRILEQVSADSAFQPLMTLYLTDKTSPETILNAHQRGDVVALKLYPAGATTHSDAGVTNLENIYGALETMAECGLPLLVHGEVTDADIDIFDREKTFIDRHLVKLVERFPTLKIIMEHITTADAARFVSEGGENLGATITAHHLLYNRNHMLVGGIKPHYYCLPILKRNRHQQALLEAAVSGNRRFFLGTDSAPHAIGAKESPCGCAGCYTAPAAIELYAEAFDMMGALDKLEAFASFNGPDFYGLPRNQDTITLVKEDWLMPESIAFGDNLVKPLRAGETVSWRLKS; from the coding sequence ATGAGCCAATTACTGACCATTACCCGCCCTGATGACTGGCACCTCCACCTTCGTGATGGCAATGTTCTGACGGAAACGGTGGCAGCCACCGCCAGAACCTTTGGCCGGGCGATCATTATGCCCAACCTGGTACCACCGGTAACGGATGCCGATCTGGCCAGCCAGTACAAGACGCGTATTCTCGAACAGGTATCTGCTGATTCGGCATTTCAACCATTAATGACGCTGTATCTGACCGATAAAACGTCCCCTGAAACTATCCTGAATGCCCATCAACGGGGTGATGTGGTGGCGCTGAAACTTTATCCTGCCGGCGCAACCACCCATTCTGATGCCGGCGTGACAAACCTCGAGAACATTTACGGCGCTTTGGAAACCATGGCGGAGTGTGGCCTGCCATTGCTGGTGCATGGTGAAGTTACCGATGCCGACATCGATATCTTTGACCGGGAAAAGACCTTTATTGACCGCCACCTGGTTAAACTGGTAGAACGCTTCCCGACCCTGAAGATCATCATGGAACACATCACCACGGCTGATGCTGCCCGGTTCGTCAGTGAAGGGGGAGAAAACCTGGGGGCTACCATTACCGCCCATCATTTGTTGTATAATCGCAACCACATGCTGGTTGGTGGTATCAAACCCCACTATTACTGCCTGCCAATTCTCAAGAGAAACCGGCATCAGCAGGCGCTGCTGGAAGCCGCAGTAAGCGGCAATCGTCGCTTTTTCCTGGGAACCGACTCTGCTCCCCATGCCATTGGTGCCAAAGAGTCCCCCTGTGGATGTGCAGGCTGCTACACAGCACCGGCAGCCATTGAACTCTATGCCGAGGCCTTTGACATGATGGGCGCTCTGGATAAACTGGAAGCCTTTGCCAGTTTCAATGGCCCCGATTTCTATGGCCTGCCCAGAAACCAGGACACCATTACCCTGGTGAAAGAAGACTGGCTCATGCCAGAATCCATTGCCTTCGGTGATAACCTGGTGAAACCTCTGAGAGCCGGAGAAACCGTATCCTGGCGGCTCAAATCATAG
- the rnt gene encoding ribonuclease T: MANRFRGFLPVVIDVETGGFNAATDALLEIAATVIEMDEHGFIHPGPSESYHIKPFEGANIEQAAIDFIGINPFHPLRIAMAEEEAINKIFRSVRKAVKSQGCNRAVLVGHNASFDLGFVMAAAERCDVKRNPFHPFSCFDTATLAGLAYGQTVLAKACVEADIDFDKSEAHSARYDTEKTAELFCTIVNRWKDLGGWL; this comes from the coding sequence ATGGCCAACAGATTCCGCGGCTTTCTGCCCGTGGTAATCGATGTGGAAACCGGCGGCTTCAATGCCGCTACAGATGCACTGCTGGAAATTGCAGCCACCGTGATTGAAATGGATGAGCACGGTTTTATCCACCCGGGCCCATCGGAGTCGTACCATATCAAGCCATTCGAAGGTGCCAATATTGAGCAGGCCGCTATCGACTTTATTGGTATTAACCCCTTTCACCCGTTGCGCATTGCCATGGCGGAGGAGGAGGCCATCAACAAGATTTTCCGTTCCGTCCGTAAAGCAGTAAAAAGCCAGGGATGCAACAGGGCGGTACTGGTTGGACACAATGCGTCGTTTGACCTGGGGTTTGTTATGGCGGCGGCTGAGCGCTGTGATGTGAAACGGAATCCGTTCCATCCGTTCTCCTGCTTTGATACCGCTACGCTGGCCGGTCTGGCCTATGGACAAACGGTGCTGGCCAAGGCCTGTGTCGAAGCGGATATTGATTTTGATAAATCAGAGGCTCACTCAGCCCGTTACGATACGGAAAAAACCGCTGAGCTGTTCTGCACCATTGTGAACCGCTGGAAAGACCTGGGTGGCTGGCTCTGA
- a CDS encoding methylated-DNA--[protein]-cysteine S-methyltransferase has translation MYAMHKENLVGCQWVESPVGRLNVMASADGVVSVKRTNNHGLQAEASTAEHTSVAVQQAINGHLVQARDELESYFRGELTRFTVALDLRGTDFQQQVWSALQQIGYGKSCSYQDIASSIRRPKAVRAVGAANGANPVAIIVPCHRVIGKNGKLTGYAYGVEMKRYLLDLEQGNRREGR, from the coding sequence ATGTACGCTATGCATAAAGAGAATCTGGTCGGTTGTCAGTGGGTGGAGTCACCTGTCGGGCGTCTCAACGTTATGGCCTCTGCTGATGGCGTTGTTTCTGTTAAGCGTACCAATAATCATGGCTTGCAGGCTGAAGCCAGCACGGCTGAACATACATCGGTTGCCGTGCAACAGGCTATTAATGGTCATCTTGTTCAGGCCAGAGATGAGTTGGAATCCTACTTTCGCGGAGAGTTGACCCGCTTTACAGTGGCGCTGGATCTTCGTGGTACCGACTTTCAGCAGCAGGTATGGAGTGCGTTACAGCAGATTGGCTATGGCAAGAGCTGTTCCTACCAGGATATTGCCAGCAGCATCCGTCGGCCCAAAGCGGTCAGGGCCGTGGGAGCCGCCAATGGTGCCAACCCGGTGGCGATCATTGTGCCCTGCCACAGGGTGATCGGAAAAAACGGTAAACTGACCGGCTATGCCTATGGGGTTGAGATGAAGAGGTATCTGCTGGATCTTGAGCAGGGTAATAGAAGGGAAGGGAGATAA
- a CDS encoding type 1 glutamine amidotransferase domain-containing protein: MKRILIPVTNHATLGSTDQANGTYAPELTHALQVFMEHGYNYDITSIHGGQAPLYGTDIDGDEINSRVLGNEEFQNRINNTIPVSDINIDDYDAVFYPGGFGLLSDLASNETVARLSASHYEKGGILAAVCHGPAALLPITLSSGEKLLTTKSVTGFTREEEIDFGTINDIPFLLEESLARNAARYNKVQPWQELVIEDDRVITGQNPASAHAVAVAMIRWLSR, encoded by the coding sequence ATGAAAAGAATTCTGATTCCTGTTACCAATCACGCAACGCTGGGTAGTACTGATCAAGCTAACGGTACTTACGCACCCGAGTTAACCCATGCTTTACAGGTATTTATGGAGCATGGTTACAACTACGATATCACCTCCATTCATGGTGGTCAGGCACCACTGTATGGAACCGATATTGATGGTGATGAGATCAATAGTCGTGTTCTGGGTAATGAAGAATTCCAGAACCGTATCAACAACACAATCCCGGTCTCAGACATTAACATTGATGATTACGACGCGGTCTTCTATCCGGGAGGCTTTGGCCTTCTGTCTGATTTGGCGTCAAATGAGACGGTGGCCAGGTTGAGTGCCAGTCACTATGAAAAAGGTGGGATCCTGGCTGCGGTTTGTCACGGACCTGCGGCGTTATTACCGATTACACTGAGTTCCGGTGAGAAGTTACTGACCACCAAATCGGTCACTGGCTTTACCCGTGAAGAAGAAATTGATTTCGGCACCATCAATGACATCCCATTCCTTCTTGAGGAATCTCTCGCTCGCAATGCCGCCCGCTACAACAAAGTTCAGCCATGGCAGGAGCTGGTGATCGAAGATGATCGTGTGATCACCGGGCAGAATCCGGCGAGTGCTCATGCAGTGGCTGTTGCGATGATCCGGTGGTTAAGTCGTTAA
- a CDS encoding NADP-dependent oxidoreductase, whose protein sequence is MDTLNQSQNTNRQILLASRPSGAPTAENFKLVSSSKPEPAEGEVLLRTVYLSLDPYMRGRMNDAKSYADPVAINEVMVGGSVCRVELSRNANFAVGDWVVAGGGWQDFSVSNGADLVKIDSTLVKPSYGLGVLGMPGLTAYMGLLDIGQPEAGETVVVAAATGAVGSLVGQIAKIKGCKVVGIAGGAEKCDYAVKKLGFDACLDHYSEDLPAQLANACADGIDVYFENVGGRVFDAVMPLLNSSARVPLCGLISQYNATALPEGPDRMSALMGTLLVKRIKMQGFIVFDDYGHRYPEFFAAMQQWLSQGQIHYKEHLVDGLENSVEAFIGLLEGKNFGKLVVRVGPDNLA, encoded by the coding sequence GTGGATACTTTAAACCAATCCCAAAACACCAATCGACAAATTCTGCTGGCGTCCAGACCCTCGGGGGCACCAACGGCTGAAAACTTTAAGTTAGTCAGCAGTAGCAAACCTGAGCCGGCTGAGGGCGAAGTATTATTGCGAACGGTCTATCTGTCTCTCGACCCTTATATGCGTGGACGGATGAATGATGCCAAGTCGTACGCCGATCCGGTGGCTATTAATGAGGTGATGGTTGGGGGCAGTGTTTGTCGCGTCGAGCTTTCCAGGAATGCCAATTTTGCAGTGGGTGACTGGGTGGTTGCTGGTGGTGGCTGGCAGGATTTCAGCGTATCCAATGGTGCTGACCTGGTCAAAATTGACAGTACGCTGGTCAAGCCTTCTTATGGCCTGGGTGTGCTGGGTATGCCGGGGCTGACAGCCTATATGGGCTTACTGGATATTGGCCAGCCTGAAGCGGGTGAAACCGTAGTGGTGGCAGCTGCCACAGGTGCTGTGGGCAGCCTTGTCGGTCAGATTGCCAAAATAAAAGGATGTAAGGTGGTCGGTATTGCTGGTGGCGCTGAAAAGTGTGACTACGCAGTTAAGAAATTGGGCTTTGACGCTTGCCTTGATCATTATTCAGAAGATTTACCAGCACAGCTGGCCAATGCCTGTGCAGACGGTATTGATGTTTATTTTGAAAATGTCGGTGGGCGTGTCTTTGATGCTGTTATGCCGCTGCTTAATTCTTCCGCCCGAGTTCCCTTGTGTGGCCTGATTTCCCAATACAATGCCACAGCCTTACCGGAGGGGCCGGACCGGATGTCCGCACTGATGGGTACGCTGTTAGTCAAGCGCATTAAAATGCAGGGTTTCATTGTATTTGACGACTATGGCCACCGGTATCCCGAGTTTTTCGCTGCTATGCAACAGTGGCTGTCTCAGGGACAAATCCATTACAAAGAGCATCTGGTGGACGGCCTGGAAAACTCGGTTGAAGCCTTTATTGGTCTTCTTGAAGGCAAGAACTTTGGCAAGCTCGTAGTTCGTGTCGGTCCCGATAACCTGGCTTAA